Proteins co-encoded in one Arachis stenosperma cultivar V10309 chromosome 7, arast.V10309.gnm1.PFL2, whole genome shotgun sequence genomic window:
- the LOC130940181 gene encoding uncharacterized protein LOC130940181 produces MEDVGSASTSRTTNHHQKNKNSLFSRMKRGCLYFAVSVEESFRYVKAFFVGQSKVITARNEKEASAAELEATKMQVEAADAAEATKNKLNTTT; encoded by the exons ATGGAAGACGTTGGTTCTGCATCAACCTCGAGGACGACAAATCATCATCAGAAGAATAAGAACTCGTTGTTCTCTCGCATGAAGAGGGGTTGCTTATATTTTGCAGTTTCTGTAGAAGAAAGTTTTAGATATGTAAAAGCCTTCTTCGTGGGTCAG TCAAAGGTAATTACAGCAAGAAATGAGAAGGAAGCAAGTGCAGCTGAACTTGAGGCTACAAAGATGCAGGTTGAGGCTGCTGATGCCGCTGAAGCAACCAAGAACAAACTCAATACAACAACTTAA